From Deltaproteobacteria bacterium:
AAGATAATACAGTCGCTAAAGAAGGCTGGCTCCAACAATCCGCTTATCCTTCTTGACGAAGTCGATAAGATGAGTAACGATTTTAGGGGCGACCCCGCAAGCGCTCTTCTCGAGGTCCTTGACCCTGAGCAGAACCATACGTTCAACGATCATTACCTGGACTGCGATTATGACCTCTCGAAGGTCATGTTCATAACGACCGCTAACTCGATGCAGGGTATCCCGTACCCGCTTCTCGATAGGATGGAGCTTATACGCATCCCCGGCTACACAGAGGATGAGAAGTTCCACATAGCCTCCGGGTTCCTGCTCTCCAAGCAGCTTAGCGCGCACGGCCTTACCAAGGATAACGTGGACTTCGCCAAGCAGGCCATGCTCGCCGTCATTCGTCTCTATACGAAAGAAGCGGGTGTGAGGAACTTGGAGCGCCAGATGGCCTCGGTGCTTAGGAAAGTCGCAAGAGAGGTGCTTAAAAAAGGCAAGGAGACAAAGGTAAAGATAACGGCGGCTCTTGCGCAAAAGTATCTTGGCGTGCCTCCCTACAGGCACGGCAGGATGGAAGAGAAGCAGGAAACAGGTGTAGCGACAGGTCTTGCGTGGACAGAGGTCGGGGGAGATCTGCTCTCTATCGAGGTCGCGCTTGTGCCCGGCAAGGGCAAGCTCACCATCACCGGAAAGCTCGGCGACGTGATGCAGGAGAGCGCGCACGCGGCAATGACCTACATAAGGAGCCGTGCCGCGAGCATAGGGCTCGATAAGGACTTCTATCAGAAAATAGACGTGCACATACACGTTCCCGAGGGCGCAATCCCCAAGGACGGCCCTTCGGCAGGAATCACCATGGCAACGGCGCTTGCCTCGGCCCTCATCGGCATAGCCGTCAGGCGCGACGTGGCAATGACCGGCGAGATAACGCTAAGAGGCAAGGTGCTCCCTATTGGCGGGCTTAAGGAAAAGCTTCTGGCGGCGCACAGGGCCGGCATTAAGCGCGTGCTGATTCCAAAGGAGAACGAGAAGGACCTCCATGACGTGCCAAAGCCAGTGCAAAGGGGGATAGATGTGGTGTTTGTCGAGCACATGGACGACGTCCTCATTGCCGCGCTTGACGTAAAGGACAGAAACGAGATATTCAAGGGCCGGAAGGAAGAGCCATCTGCCGATGCGGCTGCAGATGCCTCGGGCGTAAAGAAGGAAGAGGGCGGCGTTACAATACGGCATTGAACTTGTGTTTTTCCTTGACACAGGCCGGTAAAGTCGCTTAATATAATGGACTGACGCGCACTTTCCCGTGTGCATTACGCGGAAAGTGCGCGGCTTTTTGAAGGAATAGGTAAAGCGGAGGGTGTGAATATGAATAAATCTGAACTTGTAGAGGCAGTTGCTACGAAAAGCGGTCTTACCCCGGCTGATGCGGAAAAGGCGGTTAACGCTTTTATAGATGTCATCGTCGGCGCGCTAAAAGGCGGGGACGGGGTGACCATATCCGGGTTTGGCGCCTTCAGCGCGGCAAAGAGGGCCGAGAGAACCGGCAGGAACCCGAGGACAGGCGAGGAGATAAAGATCGCCGCCTCCACGGTGCCAAAGTTCAAGCCTGCAAAGGGCTTTAAGGACGCTGTTTCTTAAGTAGCGTTTTTACCGGGCGGATAGCTCAGTTGGTAGAGCACAGCCCTTACAAGGCTGGGGTCACAGGTTCGAGACCTGTTCCGCCCACCACGGTTTTCCTGGCTAAAACGCAAGCAAGTTGCCGGAGGCCATGGAAATTTTTTTTGAAAGTGTTTGAGGGAACCCGGGTGGATAATGCTTTTCCGGTTTCCAAAGGGTTTTGAGAGGAAATATTTACATAGATGTTTCCTCTTTAAGGAGCCGTAGTTCAGCTGGTTAGAACGCCGGCCTGTCACGCCGGAGGTCGCGGGTTCGAGCCCCGTCGGCTCCGCCAGCATAGAAAAGGCCGCCGCTTTTTAAGCGGCGGCCTTTTGCATTTCATGCCCTGTGGTTGCCGGCTTCGCTTGGATGCCGGGGTGTTTTTCAAGAGGGCCCTTCACGCATAACTTCCTTGACATAAAATTACACTGTTGGGATAATATAATATCGCGGCAAAGATTCGTGCTGCGTTATTTCTTACTGATGATACAGCTTCTTCAGGTATATAAGAAATTCGAAGGCATAACGGCCCTCTCCAACATTAATTTGAAGGTAGAGAAGGGCGAGTTCGTGTTCGTCACCGGCTCAAGCGGCGCCGGAAAGAGCACGCTTTTGAACATCATGTTCGGTGTTGAGCCGCCTACCTCCGGGCATCTTATCATCGGCGGCAGGAACTACCAGCGCCTTACCTCCGGCGAGATACCCGCGCTAAGACAGAAGATAGGTTTCATATTCCAGGACTTTAAGCTCATCAGCTCGAGAAGCGTTTTCGATAACGTCGCGCTTTCCTTGAAGGTCATGGGGACGTCGCCTTTTGAAATAAAAAAGCGCGTTATGAAGGCGCTTGCGTACGTGAAGCTCGAGCACAGGGCGAACTTCGGCCCCCTCACGCTCTCCGGCGGAGAGCAGCAGCGCGTAGCCGTTGCCAGGGCCCTGGTGAAGGAGCCTGTTATACTTCTTGCCGACGAGCCCACGGGAAACCTGGACCCCGAGCTCGCGCTAGACATGTTCAATCTGTTTACGGAGGTCAATTTGCGCGGCACCACGGTTATAGTCGCCACTCACGATAAGGAAATAATAAAAAGGGTCGGTAAGCGCGTCATAAAGCTCGAGGGCGGGAGGCTTACAGCCTGATGAGCAAGGCAAGCCTCGGATACGCCGCGAAGGACGCGCTCCAGAGTATCAGGGAGAACCCGGTGACGGTGCTTTTGTCGGCCCTGACAGTTGGCTTCTCTCTTGCCATAACGGCGTTCTTCTTCGTTATTATCGCGAACATGGATTCTATCGTCAAGTCCTGGGGCAACAGGGCGCACGTAATTGCGTACATAAAGCCGGGGGTAAGGGTAGACCCTGATGAACTCGTGAAGGCGGCAAAGCGGCTTGACGGCGTAAAGGACGCTTTGTTTGTTTCCGAGGAAGAGGCCCTCAAAATCCTCAAGGCCGACATGAAGGGCAGCGAGGCGCTTTTAGACGGCGTTTCTCCGGGCGTGCTTCCGGCATCGCTTGAGATAACGTTTAATCCTGAGGCCGTTACTCCGGAGCGCATGGCAAAGGTGGCCTCGGCGATAAAGGCAGTGCCGGCAATAGAGGACGTTCAGTACGGCGCGGACTGGGTGGAGAAGTTCTCGGCCTTTTTGAGGTTCATAAAGATTTTTGCCTCGGTGCTCGGAGTGTTCCTTGTCATGGCAACTATATTCGTCATATCCAACACGATAAGGCTATCGGTTTATACGAGGAAGGATGAAATAGAGGTAATGAGCTACCTCGGGGCGACACAGGGATTTATAAAGACGCCGTTTTTGCTCGAAGGGGTTCTCTCCGGCGCGGCCGGCGGAGTTCTCGCGCTCTCTATCATGGCGCTTGGCCGCTATGTGTTCTCGCTCTATATACCGTCTTCGCTTGCCTTTGTGCTGGATCTTTCGTTCTCCGTGT
This genomic window contains:
- a CDS encoding ABC transporter permease; protein product: MSKASLGYAAKDALQSIRENPVTVLLSALTVGFSLAITAFFFVIIANMDSIVKSWGNRAHVIAYIKPGVRVDPDELVKAAKRLDGVKDALFVSEEEALKILKADMKGSEALLDGVSPGVLPASLEITFNPEAVTPERMAKVASAIKAVPAIEDVQYGADWVEKFSAFLRFIKIFASVLGVFLVMATIFVISNTIRLSVYTRKDEIEVMSYLGATQGFIKTPFLLEGVLSGAAGGVLALSIMALGRYVFSLYIPSSLAFVLDLSFSVYALLAVLALSGALLGGVGSLVSMGRFLKV
- the ftsE gene encoding cell division ATP-binding protein FtsE; its protein translation is MIQLLQVYKKFEGITALSNINLKVEKGEFVFVTGSSGAGKSTLLNIMFGVEPPTSGHLIIGGRNYQRLTSGEIPALRQKIGFIFQDFKLISSRSVFDNVALSLKVMGTSPFEIKKRVMKALAYVKLEHRANFGPLTLSGGEQQRVAVARALVKEPVILLADEPTGNLDPELALDMFNLFTEVNLRGTTVIVATHDKEIIKRVGKRVIKLEGGRLTA
- the lon gene encoding endopeptidase La, which produces MKYPKGVIPLIPLRDIIIFPYMVVPLFVGRDKSIKALEHAMENDKSILLSAQKAAKNDDPSVEDIYEVGTVGTILQLLKLPDGTVKVLVEGKHRARIKEFVETKELFIVKMEELEDKLETNAEVEALIRSVVKSFDVYVKLNRKVPPEMLVSVSSIEEPGRLADTIATHLTVKLDEKQKLLEIENPAARLERLYALLEGEIEILEIEQRVRKRVKQQMEKTQKEYYLSEQMKAIQKELGEKDDFKTELQEFEAKIKTKKMSKEASKKARQEIKKLKLMSPMSAEATVVRNYIDWLVGLPWAHYTDEKIDIVEAERILDEDHYGLDKVKERIIEYLAVRGLVEEMKGPILCLVGPPGVGKTSLAKSVARATGRNFVRVSLGGVKDEAEIRGHRRTYIGSMPGKIIQSLKKAGSNNPLILLDEVDKMSNDFRGDPASALLEVLDPEQNHTFNDHYLDCDYDLSKVMFITTANSMQGIPYPLLDRMELIRIPGYTEDEKFHIASGFLLSKQLSAHGLTKDNVDFAKQAMLAVIRLYTKEAGVRNLERQMASVLRKVAREVLKKGKETKVKITAALAQKYLGVPPYRHGRMEEKQETGVATGLAWTEVGGDLLSIEVALVPGKGKLTITGKLGDVMQESAHAAMTYIRSRAASIGLDKDFYQKIDVHIHVPEGAIPKDGPSAGITMATALASALIGIAVRRDVAMTGEITLRGKVLPIGGLKEKLLAAHRAGIKRVLIPKENEKDLHDVPKPVQRGIDVVFVEHMDDVLIAALDVKDRNEIFKGRKEEPSADAAADASGVKKEEGGVTIRH
- a CDS encoding HU family DNA-binding protein, whose translation is MNKSELVEAVATKSGLTPADAEKAVNAFIDVIVGALKGGDGVTISGFGAFSAAKRAERTGRNPRTGEEIKIAASTVPKFKPAKGFKDAVS